One Oncorhynchus keta strain PuntledgeMale-10-30-2019 chromosome 23, Oket_V2, whole genome shotgun sequence DNA segment encodes these proteins:
- the LOC118402207 gene encoding uncharacterized protein LOC118402207, which produces MALAEVRNILAREKEKVQGVTRDEVAKKAKVATAARMEDKPEKGEFKKALGKIRRDKEKEGENKKGGENKKQEQGKKAKKNVTKPDKKSVKEVKGKRVEVPKVSKTKESPKAAAKKLKMSGKGVRK; this is translated from the coding sequence ATGGCGCTGGCCGAGGTGAGGAACATCCTGgccagggagaaggagaaggtccAAGGGGTGACGAGGGACGAGGTGGCAAAGAAGGCTAAGGTGGCAACGGCAGCTAGGATGGAGGACAAGCCAGAGAAGGGGGAGTTTAAGAAGGCCTTGGGCAAGAttaggagagacaaagagaaggagggagaaaataAGAAAGGGGGAGAAAATAAGAAACAGGAACAGGGCAAGAAAGCTAAGAAGAATGTGACAAAGCCAGACAAGAAGTCAGTGAAAGAGGTGAAGGGTAAGAGGGTGGAGGTCCCCAAAGTCTCCAAAACTAAAGAGTCCCCCAAAGCGGCTGCTAAAAAGCTCAAGATGTCTGGTAAGGGGGTCCGGAAATGA